GGCTTCCCCGTCCTCCCCGAGCCGCGCGGTGCCCTGCACCGGCGCGGGCCGCGGACGTCGTCCGCTCAGCCGCGGCGGGCCGGCCTGCCCACCACGGCCCGGCTCACCACCGCCAGGGCCGCGGCGGCCAGCCACACCGCCCGCGACAGCCGCACCGCCCGGGCGACGTCGCTGCTGTCGGGGGCCCGGCCCTCGCCCAGCACCGGCCGGTCCTCCACCCGGCTGCCGTAGACGTTGCGGCCGCCCAGCCGCAGACCCAGCGCACCGGCCGCGGCCGCCTCGCAGCGGCCGGCGTTGGGGCTGGGGTGGGCGGCGCCGTCGCGGCGCCAGACTCGCAGCGCGTCCCGGGCCGAGCCCCCGGCCAGCGGTGCGGTGGCCACGGTGAGCGCCGCGGTCAGCCGGGCGGGCAGCCAGTTGGCGACGTCGTCGGCGCGGGCGGCGGCCCAGCCGAAGCGGGCGTACCGCGGCGAGCGGTGGCCGACCATCGCGTCGAGGGTGTTGACGGCGCGGTGGCCGAGCAGGCCCGGCAGTCCGGCGAGCGCGCCCCACACCAGGGGGGCGACGGCGGCGTCGGAGGTGTTCTCCGCGACCGACTCCACGGTGGCCCGGGCCAGCTCGCCGGCGTCCAGCGCGTTCGGGTCGCGCCCGGCCAGCGTGGGCAGCAGGCCACGGGCCGCGGGCAGGTCGCCGGCCTCGAGCGCGCCGGACACCGCCGAGGCGGCCCGGCCGAGCGAGGTGCCGCCCAGCACCGTCCAGGTGGCGGCGGCGACCGCGAGCGTCCGCGCGGCGGGCCGGCCG
This region of Geodermatophilus bullaregiensis genomic DNA includes:
- a CDS encoding cobalamin biosynthesis protein — translated: MLLRHVPDRRVRGDLPTALGLALGAAADLLLADPRRRHPVAGFGTAAAALERRVWRDSRAAGAGYATVLVAGAAALGTAGTRLTRGRPAARTLAVAAATWTVLGGTSLGRAASAVSGALEAGDLPAARGLLPTLAGRDPNALDAGELARATVESVAENTSDAAVAPLVWGALAGLPGLLGHRAVNTLDAMVGHRSPRYARFGWAAARADDVANWLPARLTAALTVATAPLAGGSARDALRVWRRDGAAHPSPNAGRCEAAAAGALGLRLGGRNVYGSRVEDRPVLGEGRAPDSSDVARAVRLSRAVWLAAAALAVVSRAVVGRPARRG